One window of Phaenicophaeus curvirostris isolate KB17595 chromosome 22, BPBGC_Pcur_1.0, whole genome shotgun sequence genomic DNA carries:
- the LOC138730058 gene encoding lysophosphatidic acid receptor 6-like: protein MADNSWAEGVSNGTVANASSELALEANFQYSLFTVIYSIVFVLGLIENVLALYFLCCRVKHVSHSCVYMINLALADTLFVCVLPFKIHYHLNRNNWIFGDMACRITGTLYYINIYLSIAFFTCICIDRYVAVLHPFTYIQIKLLHYLMVVAVLWVVALSIMVPLILGGPLHNRGMRNTTACFENFGTHSWTYRMAPYNILALVLGFVIPFSVILIFYPLIAKRISQIKHSVRKRKALSTIYIILVICTLCFLPYNLTHLLHFLMRIQVIQNEAFTNLIYKMRRVTLALVSLNCCLNPLLYYFTSSSKRWHLNFKLKFRSKLVYTICDQKLGESSCGYKLQQRQGNRKHRAGIN from the coding sequence ATGGCAGATAATTCCTGGGCTGAAGGAGTCTCCAATGGGACAGTCGCCAATGCCAGTTCGGAACTCGCTTTGGAAGCAAACTTCCAGTACTCCTTGTTTACAGTCATCTACAGCATCGTCTTTGTGCTGGGACTGATAGAAAATGTCTTGGCTCTGTATTTCCTGTGCTGCAGAGTGAAGCACGTCTCCCATTCCTGCGTGTACATGATTAACCTGGCACTGGCAGACACcctctttgtgtgtgtgttgccCTTTAAAATCCATTATCACCTGAATCGCAACAATTGGATCTTCGGTGACATGGCCTGTAGGATAACAGGGACTCTCTACTACATCAACATCTACCTGAGCATCGCCTTCTTCACCTGCATTTGCATCGATCGATACGTTGCTGTGTTGCACCCCTTCACCTACATCCAGATCAAACTCCTCCACTACCTGATGGTGGTTGCGGTGCTGTGGGTGGTTGCTCTGAGCATCATGGTTCCACTTATCCTTGGAGGTCCCCTCCACAACAGAGGCATGAGGAACACGACAGCGTGTTTTGAGAACTTCGGGACACATAGCTGGACTTATCGCATGGCGCCTTACAACATCCTGGCcttagttttggggtttgtgaTCCCCTTTTCCGTCATTCTCATCTTCTACCCTCTCATTGCCAAGAGGATCTCCCAGATCAAGCACAGCGTTCGCAAGAGGAAGGCCTTGAGCACCATCTACATCATCTTGGTCATCTGCACATTGTGCTTTCTCCCGTACAACCTCACCCACTTGCTCCACTTTCTGATGAGGATCCAGGTCATCCAGAATGAGGCGTTTACCAACCTGATCTACAAAATGCGGAGGGTCACCTTAGCCCTCGTGAGCCTCAACTGTTGCCTTAACCCACTTCTGTACTACTTTACCTCTTCCAGCAAGCGTTGGCACCTCAACTTCAAGCTCAAATTCAGGTCTAAATTGGTGTACACCATCTGCGACCAGAAGCTTGGGGAGTCGTCCTGTGGTTATAAACTACAGCAGAGACAGGGGAATAGGAAACACAGGGCTGGAATCAACTGA